In the genome of Planctomyces sp. SH-PL62, the window AGCTGTTCGGCTGGCCCGAAACCCCGCGCCTGGCCCGGGGCCGCGTGCCGCTTCTGCTCGAACTCCTCGGCCCCAACCAGCGTCCCGTCCAGGTCACGGCCGACCTCAAGAACTTCTGGACCAACACCTACCACCAGGTCCGCAAGGACCTCCGCGGCCGATATCCGAAGCACCCCTGGCCCGAAGACCCGACCACCGCCCAGGCCCCCGTCCGCACCCCAAGGCCTCGTTGACGGGCGCGGGATTTGGGTTCGTTCGCCTCCCGACCCACACGAACCCATCGGACGCAACTCGTTACCGAACAAATCTTTAGATCTCGATTTCGGGACCGCCGATTGGCTTCGTTCGGCGCTTTTGATCGACTTCGAAGGGGTGGACGTCTCGCCTCGGCTCGAGTGGCGAGCCCTCTCGACGCGCAACGTCCCCCAACTGGATCATGCCTCCATCTGGCGAATCGGGAGGGACGATTTCGGCCGACCGGGAGCTTTCGTCAGTCGCGCGAGGGGATCGGGCGGGGGGCGTGCGGGGCGTAGGTGGATCGGGCGAGGCGGCGGCTGACGTCGACGGAGAGGCAGAGGAGGGCGGCGGCGACGACGAGGAGGACGACGGCGGCGATCGGACGGAGGAGGTCGTTCGAGAAGAACCGGGCGTCGTCGAAGGTGATCGCGGCGATCGTGGTCCGTAGCAGGATCAGGGCGGCGACGGTCAGGAAGAGGATCGCCCAGCCCTGGAACAGCCGGATCCGCCAGACCGAGGGACGGAGCGCCCAGGCGGGAACGCGCGAACGTCGACCGAGGCCGACGCGGACGCCGGCCGTCGGGATCATGGGACCGTCGGGAGCGTGGCTCCAGGAGCCGTCCCAGCCGTCGGCGGCGAAGTCGTCGGCGAGGGGGTCGAGGTGGTAGGACGAATCGCTGGGGTCGAGTTGCGACCGGACGGAATCGCGGCGAAGGTCGGAGCGGCCGATGGCCGCGACGGGCTCGGGGATCGGGAGGCTCAGGTCGCCGACGTCGAACCGGAAATGGCACTTCGGACAGCGGGCCTGGTGCGGGGCCCTCGTCGCGTGTTCGGGGACTCGGCCCGAAAAACCGCAATTCGGACACTTGATGATCATGCGCGGCTCACGTCCCGTACGGTTTCGCTTCGGGTTGAGCCGACATGGTAATCCGTCGCGGGCGTCGTGAGAAGGATAAGTTATGCGTCTTCTCGAAAAGTTTCCCTCGTCACGCGCCGCGATGGGAAGGGTCAACGTGGCGTGGCGAAGGCGGCGACCAGGGCGCGAGCGGTGCGGAGGCCGTCGACGGCCGCGCTGACGATGCCGCCGGCGTAGCCCGCCCCCTCGCCGCACGGGAAGAGGCCGGCGACGGTCGGGCTCTGGCGGGAGTCGGCGTCGCGAGGGATCCGCACCGGTGAGCTGCCTCGGGACTCCGGCCCGGTGAGGGTGGCGTCGCGGAGGAACCGGCGGTCGAGGCGGCGGTCCATGATCGGCAGGCCCTTCAAAAGCGCCCGCGCGACCTGCTCGGGGAGGAGCGGGCCCAGGTCCATCGCCCGGGTGGCCCCTCGGGTGTAGCTGGAGGGGAGGGCCCCCTTGCTCGCGCGGCCGTTGAGGAAGTCGCGCGCCCACTGGATCGGCGCGGCGTAGGAACGGCCGCCGGCGACGTACGCGGCGCGCTCGTAGCGCTGCTGGAAGTGGACGCCGGCCAGGGGGTGGGAGCTGGTCTGGGCGGGGTCGATGGTGACGACGAGGCCGCTGTTGGCGAACGGGGAGTCGTGCCGACTCTCGCTCATGCCGTTGGAGCAGAAGTAGCCCGGCTCGCTGACGCTGGGCATGACGTAGCCGCCGGCGCACATGCAGAACGTGAACAGGTCGCAGGCCCCGGCGCGGACGGAGAGGCCGTAGTCGGCGGCGCCGAGGGCGGGATGGCCTTCCTTGGGACCGTGCTGGGCCTTGTTGATCTGCTCCTGGGGCTGCTCGATCCGCACGCCGAACTGGAAGGGCTTGGCCAGGAGCGGGACGCCCCGGCGCAGGAGCATGTCGTAGGTGTCGCGGGCGCTGTGGCCGACGGCCAGGATCGCGGCGTCGGCCGGGACGTAGCCGGAGCTGGTCCCCAGGCCGCGGAGCTTGCCGTCGACGATGTCGACGTCCTCGACGCGGCAGCCGAAGCGGACCTCGCCCCCCAGCTCCTCGAGCTTCCGGCGGATGGTGCGGACGATGAGCGGCAGGCGGTTCGAGCCCAGGTGGGGGCGGTGTTCGTAGAGGATGGAGGGCTTGGCGTGGCAGTCGGCGAAGATTTCGAGGACGCGGTGGACGTCCGGGCCGCCGCTGCGCGAGGTGAGCTTGCCGTCGCTGAAGGTGCCCGCGCCCCCCTCGCCGAAGAGGTAATTGCTCTCGGGGTCGACCGGGCCGCCGGCGTCGAACCGGCGGACGTCGGCGACCCGCTCCTTGACGCCCTGGCCGCGCTCCAGGATCAGGGGGCGATAGCCGTTCAGGGCCAGCAGGTAGCCGGCGATCAGCCCGGCGGGCCCGGCGCCGATCACCACCGGGCGGTGTTCCAGCGGTCGGCCCCCCGACTCGGGCCAGTCGAAGGCCTCGGCCTGATAGGGCTGGACGGTGAGCCCGGAGCGGCCCGAGGCCGCGACCGCGCGCTCGGCGGCGTCGGCGGCGAGTTCCAGCTCCATCGCGAAGGTGAAGTGGAGGTCGTCCACGCGGCGGGCGTCGAGCGACTTGCGGAGGATCCGCCAGCCCACGACGGCGTCGGTGCCGAGGCCGAGGCGGCCGGCGGCGCGGGCGGGCAGGGCCTCCTCGGGGTCGTCGAGTTCGAGGCGGAGATTGTTGATCCTGACCGACGTGCTCATGGGAGGCGCTTTCCGGATGCTCTGGCGATGCGGCTCAGACGGGCTTCGGCCCGAAGCAGACGAGGGTGATGTCGTCGGCCTGGACGTGGCCCAGGGAGTATTCGCGGATGTCCTGGAGGATGGCCTTGCCGACGGCCTCGGGGCCGCCGGGCGACTCGGCGATCCGCCGCAGCAGGCGGCGGTCGTCGCGGCAGTCGTAGAGCTGCTCCTGGAGGTTGCGGGAGTCGGTCACGCCGTCGGAGTACACGACGACGACGTCGCCGGGTTCGAGCCGGACTTCGTCCTGGCGGTATTCGGCCCCCTGGACGATGCCCAGGGGGAAGCCGGCGATGTCCTCGCCCACCTCCTCCACCCGGCCGTCGGCCCGGCGGACGATGATCGGCAGGTGGCCGGCCGAGGCCAGCGAGAGGACGCCGCGGCGGGCGTCCAGGACGCAGAGGCTCAGGGTGATGAACTTCTCCTCGATCCCCGCCGAGAAGAGCAGGGCGTTGAGCTCGGCGGCGGCGGCGCCGGGGTCGTTCTCGGTGAGGATGCAGTAGCGGGTGTCCCCGGAGAACTTCGCCATCATCAGCGCCGCGGCGACCCCCTTGCCGGAGACGTCCCCCAGCGCGACCGCCAGCCGGCCGTGGGACAGCGGCACGAAGTCGTAGTAGTCGCCGCCGACCTCGTAGGCCGGCTCGTAGTGGGCGAAGAACTCGTAGCCGGCGATCTGGGGCACCTCCTGGGGGAGGAACCGCTTCTGCACCTGCTCGGCGAGCTTGAGATCGCGGTTGAGACGCTCACGTTCCAGCAGAGACTCGTGGAGCTGGGCGTTCTGGATGGCGATGGCCGCCTGGCCCGCCACGGCCGCCAGCACGTCCAGGTCTTCCTGGTGGAACTGCTTGCGGTCGCTGGTGTCGAGCTGGATGATCCCCACCGCCTCGCCGTTGGGCGTCAGCATGGGGACGCACATCACCGACCGGATCTTGAGGTCGGCGATCGAGGCGCTGGTGGGGAGGTTCTTGTCGGTGCTGGCGTCCTGGCTGAGCACGGCCTTCTTCTGGCCCAGGACGTGGTTCACCAGCGACCGGCTCATCTGCATCGGGGCCTCGTCGGCCGGGGCGCTGGGGTGGAAATTGGTCCGCCCCCGCCCCTGGCGGATCTTGGTGGCCTTGCGCACCAGCCGCTTGGTGAGGGGGTCGACCAGGAGCAGGAAGAGCCGCTCGGCCTGGGGGAAAAGCTCGGCCAGCGAGTCCAGCACCCGGGGGGCGACCTGGTCGATCTTCAGCTCGGTGGAGAGGTCGCGGGTGATCTCCAGGATCGCCCGAAGCTTGACTTCGGGCTTGACCATGCTGGCGACGGAGCTGGACCGGGAGGCGTCGAACGTGTGCAGCGGGGGGATGTCGCACGACTCGCCGTCGGCCAGGATGACGACCTCGCCGTCGGTCCGGTCGGGCTCGCCGGGGACGGCGGAGTGGAACACGAACTCGACGTCGCAGATGTTGATCCGGTCGCCGGTCACGAGCCGGTGCTCGGAGCCTGGGGTCAGCTTGACGTTGTTGACCTTGGTCATGTTCCGCGACTTGAGGTCGCGGACGAAGAAATCCTCCCCGCCCCGATAGATCTCGGCGTGGCGGCGGCTGACCCCGTTGGGGTCCAGCACGATCTGGCACTGCTCGGGCGAGCGGCCGATCACCGTTCGGTCCTGCCCCAGCTCGATGATCTGCCCGGCGGAGTCGCCGTTGGCGCGTTTCAGGAAAGCCATCCCCGTCCTCCGAGACCAGACCCCTCTCGTCGACCCGACTCCAGAGTAGCACGACGACGGCCCGGCGTCATCGGACGGCGAGATCGGTCGTCAACACGCGGTTGCGCAACAGGAGCAGCCGGCCCCGCAAGGCCGTCAGGGCGGGGCGCTGCGCCGCGGCCCCGGTCGCCCCCGGCTGCTCGGTGGCCCGCAACGCGTCGACGACCAGCTCCACGCAGAAATCGATCAAGCCGGGGTCGGACAGGGGGCCGTCCCGCGAGTCCAGGATCCGGCCGAGCCGACCGATGACGCCGTCGACGTCGCGCTTCAGGACGTCGGACGCGGTCTCCAGGACGTCGACGAGCTGCTCGTCGCGGGTCTGTCGCGCCCGCCAGGCCCCGACCTCGCGCGCCAGGGTCCGGATCCGGTCGCCGTCGCGCTCGCGGTACAGCACCCGCCCGAGTTGCAGGTAGGCCGCGGACGCCCATTCGTAGGACTCGGGGAAATAGCCCGGCACGGCCAGCCAGGCGGCGGCGAGCCGGCCCGGAGGCGCGACGAGCTGCGCATGGCGGTACTGCTCCTCGGCGTTCCCCTGCCGCGGCGCCGCCGACCAGCGCGGGCCGAGCCCCAGCGCGGGCGCCGTCGCCGACAGCCGGCCCCGCTCCGCGGCCCGCTCGTCCACCCGTCCCCGCCAGCCGAGGAGGCCCCCGCCGAGCAAGCCCAGCGCGGCCAGCGCGATCAGCAGCCGAGGCCGGCCCCCCGCCGCGGCGCCTCGCCCCAGCATGGTCGCGAGCCCGCCCAGGCCCCAGCCTCGCGGGGCAGGGTCTTCCCCTCCCGGATCCGCATCCGTCCCCGGGTCGGCCGACGACGGGTCGAGCACCGGCGCGGACACGGCCGTCGCCGCGAATCGAGAAGGGAGGGAGGTGAACGCCGAGAGTTCGAGGGCCGTCGAGCCGGCGAGGGTGGTCATCAGGCTGCGGACCCGGGCCAGG includes:
- a CDS encoding SpoIIE family protein phosphatase, producing MAFLKRANGDSAGQIIELGQDRTVIGRSPEQCQIVLDPNGVSRRHAEIYRGGEDFFVRDLKSRNMTKVNNVKLTPGSEHRLVTGDRINICDVEFVFHSAVPGEPDRTDGEVVILADGESCDIPPLHTFDASRSSSVASMVKPEVKLRAILEITRDLSTELKIDQVAPRVLDSLAELFPQAERLFLLLVDPLTKRLVRKATKIRQGRGRTNFHPSAPADEAPMQMSRSLVNHVLGQKKAVLSQDASTDKNLPTSASIADLKIRSVMCVPMLTPNGEAVGIIQLDTSDRKQFHQEDLDVLAAVAGQAAIAIQNAQLHESLLERERLNRDLKLAEQVQKRFLPQEVPQIAGYEFFAHYEPAYEVGGDYYDFVPLSHGRLAVALGDVSGKGVAAALMMAKFSGDTRYCILTENDPGAAAAELNALLFSAGIEEKFITLSLCVLDARRGVLSLASAGHLPIIVRRADGRVEEVGEDIAGFPLGIVQGAEYRQDEVRLEPGDVVVVYSDGVTDSRNLQEQLYDCRDDRRLLRRIAESPGGPEAVGKAILQDIREYSLGHVQADDITLVCFGPKPV
- a CDS encoding NAD(P)/FAD-dependent oxidoreductase → MSTSVRINNLRLELDDPEEALPARAAGRLGLGTDAVVGWRILRKSLDARRVDDLHFTFAMELELAADAAERAVAASGRSGLTVQPYQAEAFDWPESGGRPLEHRPVVIGAGPAGLIAGYLLALNGYRPLILERGQGVKERVADVRRFDAGGPVDPESNYLFGEGGAGTFSDGKLTSRSGGPDVHRVLEIFADCHAKPSILYEHRPHLGSNRLPLIVRTIRRKLEELGGEVRFGCRVEDVDIVDGKLRGLGTSSGYVPADAAILAVGHSARDTYDMLLRRGVPLLAKPFQFGVRIEQPQEQINKAQHGPKEGHPALGAADYGLSVRAGACDLFTFCMCAGGYVMPSVSEPGYFCSNGMSESRHDSPFANSGLVVTIDPAQTSSHPLAGVHFQQRYERAAYVAGGRSYAAPIQWARDFLNGRASKGALPSSYTRGATRAMDLGPLLPEQVARALLKGLPIMDRRLDRRFLRDATLTGPESRGSSPVRIPRDADSRQSPTVAGLFPCGEGAGYAGGIVSAAVDGLRTARALVAAFATPR
- a CDS encoding serine/threonine-protein kinase is translated as MKSDLQDAGNERTGAWPSSSKKPARDLTGLVLGDFRVDRLIGRGGMGEVYLAEQISLKRHVALKVLLPEWVSRPAYLSRFAIEATAVAKLNHPNIVQVYALGEADGVHYIAMEYVEGANLREYLIRKGSLDIPLALSIMRQSGSAVAAAGEVGLIHRDIKPENLLLTRKGRLKVADFGLCRDLEAEGHHVTQQGTTMGTPLYMSPEQAQGHAMDHRSDLYSLGVTYYHMIVGEPPFRADSALALALKHVREQPASLRVRRPDIPAELDRLVLKLIAKKPDDRYQSATEMLADLARVRSLMTTLAGSTALELSAFTSLPSRFAATAVSAPVLDPSSADPGTDADPGGEDPAPRGWGLGGLATMLGRGAAAGGRPRLLIALAALGLLGGGLLGWRGRVDERAAERGRLSATAPALGLGPRWSAAPRQGNAEEQYRHAQLVAPPGRLAAAWLAVPGYFPESYEWASAAYLQLGRVLYRERDGDRIRTLAREVGAWRARQTRDEQLVDVLETASDVLKRDVDGVIGRLGRILDSRDGPLSDPGLIDFCVELVVDALRATEQPGATGAAAQRPALTALRGRLLLLRNRVLTTDLAVR